One stretch of Jiangella gansuensis DSM 44835 DNA includes these proteins:
- the uvrA gene encoding excinuclease ABC subunit UvrA, with the protein MTERTAARASDRLVVRGAREHNLKDVSLDLPRDALIVFTGLSGSGKSSLAFDTIFAEGQRRYVESLSAYARQFLGQMDKPDVDFIEGLSPAVSIDQKSTSRNPRSTVGTITEVYDYLRLLYARAGHPHCPECGRPIGRQTPQSIVDQVLGLTEGSRFQVLAPVVRARKGEYADLFRTLASQGYSRARVDGVVHQLTDVPKLKKQEKHTIEVVVDRLAVKESAKRRLTDSIETALRLSGGLVTLDFVDLPEDDEHRERVYSEHLYCPYDELSFEELEPRSFSFNSPFGACPECTGLGTRMEVDEELVVPDPSKSLDDGALAPWAPGSTSEYFDRLITALADSVGFRTDVPFESLPKKARQALLHGHPDQVHVRYRNRYGRERSYYTSYEGVIPWVRRRYAEAESDTSRERFEGFMREVPCPACRGTRLKPVVLAVTVGGRSIADVASLPIGECAQFLRTLQLSEREEQIAARVLKEVNERLQFLVDVGLDYLSLDRASATLAGGEAQRIRLATQIGSGLVGVLYVLDEPSIGLHQRDNHRLIETLVRLRDLGNTLIVVEHDEDTIKVADWVVDIGPGAGEHGGQVVVSGTVDDLIAEESSLTGAYLSGKRRIDVPAVRRPPVKDRAITVVGARANNLRDVTVSVPLGCFVAVTGVSGSGKSTLVNDILYTSLAKEIYNARAVPGRHRRIDGMGLVDKVVHVDQSPIGRTPRSNPATYTGVFDSIRKLFAETQEAKVRGYQPGRFSFNVKGGRCEACSGDGTIKIEMNFLPDVYVPCEVCHGARYNRETLEVHYKGKTISEVLDMPIEEAVEFFAPVERIARHLRTLKEVGLGYVRLGQPAPTLSGGEAQRVKLAAELQRRSTGRTIYVLDEPTTGLHFEDIRKLIGVLQGLVDKGNTVVVIEHNLDVVKTADWIIDMGPEGGSGGGTVVATGTPEDVAKVEASHTGTFLRDILGV; encoded by the coding sequence ATGACCGAACGAACCGCCGCCCGAGCCAGCGACCGTCTGGTCGTCCGAGGCGCTCGGGAGCACAACCTCAAAGACGTCTCCCTCGATCTGCCGCGTGACGCGCTGATCGTGTTCACCGGCCTGTCCGGGTCGGGGAAGTCCAGCCTGGCCTTCGACACCATCTTCGCCGAAGGCCAGCGGCGGTATGTGGAGTCGCTGTCCGCGTACGCGCGGCAGTTCCTCGGTCAGATGGACAAGCCGGACGTCGACTTCATCGAGGGTCTGTCGCCCGCGGTGTCGATCGACCAGAAGTCCACCTCGCGCAACCCGCGCTCCACCGTCGGCACCATCACCGAGGTCTACGACTATCTGCGGCTGCTGTACGCGCGTGCGGGCCACCCGCACTGCCCGGAATGCGGCCGGCCGATCGGGCGGCAGACGCCGCAGTCCATCGTCGACCAGGTGCTCGGCCTCACCGAGGGGTCCCGGTTCCAGGTGCTGGCGCCGGTCGTGCGGGCACGCAAGGGCGAGTACGCCGATCTATTCCGCACCCTGGCGTCGCAGGGGTACTCGCGGGCTCGGGTCGACGGCGTGGTGCATCAGCTCACCGACGTGCCCAAGCTGAAGAAGCAGGAAAAGCACACCATCGAGGTGGTGGTCGACCGGCTGGCGGTCAAGGAGTCGGCCAAGCGCCGGCTCACCGACTCCATCGAGACGGCGCTGCGGCTGTCCGGGGGCCTGGTCACGCTCGACTTCGTCGACCTGCCCGAGGACGACGAGCACCGTGAGCGGGTCTACTCCGAGCACCTGTACTGCCCGTACGACGAGCTGTCGTTCGAAGAGCTGGAGCCGCGGTCGTTCTCGTTCAACTCGCCGTTCGGCGCCTGCCCGGAGTGCACCGGCCTGGGCACCCGCATGGAGGTCGACGAGGAGCTCGTGGTCCCGGACCCGTCGAAGAGCCTCGACGACGGCGCCCTGGCACCCTGGGCGCCGGGCAGCACGTCGGAGTACTTCGACCGGCTGATCACCGCGCTGGCCGACTCCGTCGGGTTCCGAACCGACGTGCCGTTCGAATCGCTGCCGAAGAAGGCCCGGCAGGCGCTGCTGCACGGCCATCCCGACCAGGTGCACGTGCGCTACCGCAACCGGTACGGCCGCGAGCGCTCGTACTACACCAGTTACGAGGGCGTCATCCCCTGGGTACGCCGCCGGTACGCCGAGGCGGAGTCCGACACCAGCCGCGAGCGGTTCGAGGGCTTCATGCGCGAGGTGCCCTGCCCGGCGTGCCGCGGTACCCGGCTCAAGCCGGTCGTCCTGGCGGTGACGGTGGGCGGTCGCAGCATCGCCGACGTCGCGTCGCTGCCCATCGGCGAATGCGCGCAGTTCCTGCGCACGCTGCAGCTGTCCGAGCGCGAGGAGCAGATCGCCGCCAGGGTGCTCAAGGAGGTCAATGAGCGGCTGCAGTTCCTCGTCGACGTCGGCCTCGACTACCTGAGCCTGGACCGCGCGTCGGCCACGCTGGCCGGCGGTGAGGCGCAGCGTATTCGGCTGGCGACGCAGATCGGCTCCGGCCTGGTCGGGGTGCTCTATGTGCTGGACGAGCCGTCCATCGGGCTGCACCAGCGCGACAACCACCGGCTCATCGAGACCCTGGTCAGGTTGCGCGACCTCGGCAACACGCTGATCGTCGTCGAGCACGACGAAGACACCATCAAGGTCGCCGACTGGGTCGTCGACATCGGCCCCGGCGCAGGTGAGCACGGCGGCCAGGTGGTGGTCAGCGGTACCGTCGACGACCTCATCGCCGAAGAGAGCTCGCTGACCGGGGCCTACCTGTCCGGCAAGCGGCGCATCGACGTCCCGGCGGTGCGCCGCCCACCGGTGAAGGACCGCGCCATCACGGTCGTCGGGGCGCGCGCCAACAATCTGCGCGATGTCACCGTCAGCGTCCCGCTGGGCTGCTTCGTCGCCGTCACCGGCGTCAGCGGGTCCGGGAAGTCCACGCTGGTCAACGACATCCTGTACACGTCACTGGCGAAAGAGATCTACAACGCGCGGGCGGTGCCGGGCCGGCATCGGCGCATCGACGGCATGGGGCTGGTCGACAAGGTCGTGCACGTCGACCAGTCGCCCATCGGCCGGACCCCGCGCAGCAACCCGGCCACCTACACCGGCGTCTTCGACAGCATCCGCAAGCTGTTCGCCGAGACGCAGGAGGCGAAGGTCCGCGGCTACCAGCCGGGCCGATTCTCGTTCAACGTCAAGGGCGGGCGCTGTGAGGCCTGCAGCGGCGACGGCACGATCAAGATCGAGATGAACTTCCTGCCGGATGTGTACGTGCCGTGCGAGGTGTGCCACGGCGCCCGGTACAACCGGGAGACGCTGGAGGTCCACTACAAGGGCAAGACAATCTCCGAAGTGCTCGACATGCCCATCGAGGAGGCCGTCGAGTTCTTCGCGCCGGTCGAGCGGATCGCTCGGCACCTGCGCACCCTGAAGGAGGTCGGCCTGGGGTACGTGCGGCTCGGGCAGCCGGCGCCCACGCTCTCCGGCGGTGAGGCCCAGCGGGTCAAGCTCGCCGCCGAGCTGCAGCGCCGCTCCACCGGGCGCACCATCTACGTGCTCGACGAGCCCACCACCGGGCTGCACTTCGAGGACATCCGCAAGCTCATCGGCGTCCTGCAGGGCTTGGTCGACAAGGGCAACACCGTGGTGGTCATCGAACACAACCTCGACGTCGTCAAGACCGCCGACTGGATCATCGACATGGGTCCGGAAGGAGGCTCCGGCGGCGGCACCGTCGTGGCCACCGGCACCCCGGAGGACGTCGCCAAGGTCGAGGCGTCGCACACCGGGACGTTCCTCCGCGACATCCTGGGAGTATGA
- a CDS encoding mechanosensitive ion channel family protein produces the protein MPTYVRTDNFIDQLGDSFTDLGRDVGDFVPRLVVALLLLLVGHWIAKLIRRLLTAGLEKIGAGRLTEAAGMENTLRQAGTSGVALIGQVAYFLIFIIFVQIAAEVLEIDELTSMLNRLIAYLPLVAVALLVLFVAAAIANWASSVVRPFAESRNMAWVSTAVRVGVLVIGVLAAFDTLNFAPSVTSKVENTLLQYLPLSILLAATIAFGVGGIKTAQEWWTKLAPRPDQQPMGSPSTPASAPASASAGGYSSTTPGGYGSANPGDPGDEPPATEPPLDPRPGL, from the coding sequence ATGCCGACATACGTGAGAACAGACAACTTCATCGACCAACTCGGCGATTCGTTCACCGATCTCGGTAGAGACGTAGGCGATTTCGTGCCCCGATTGGTGGTAGCGCTCCTGCTGCTGCTCGTCGGTCACTGGATCGCGAAACTGATCCGGCGGCTGCTCACGGCGGGATTGGAGAAGATCGGAGCCGGGCGGCTGACCGAGGCCGCGGGCATGGAGAACACGCTGCGGCAAGCCGGCACGTCGGGCGTGGCATTGATCGGCCAAGTGGCCTATTTCCTGATCTTCATCATCTTCGTGCAAATCGCCGCGGAAGTGCTGGAGATCGACGAACTGACGTCGATGCTGAACCGCTTGATCGCATATCTGCCGCTGGTCGCGGTGGCATTGCTGGTGCTGTTCGTGGCCGCGGCGATCGCGAATTGGGCCAGCAGCGTGGTCCGGCCGTTCGCCGAGAGCCGCAACATGGCGTGGGTGAGCACGGCGGTGCGCGTCGGCGTTCTGGTGATCGGGGTGCTCGCGGCATTCGACACCCTCAACTTCGCCCCGTCGGTCACCTCGAAGGTGGAGAACACCCTGCTGCAGTACCTGCCGTTGTCGATCCTGCTCGCCGCGACCATCGCGTTCGGTGTCGGTGGCATCAAGACGGCACAGGAGTGGTGGACGAAGCTGGCACCGCGGCCCGACCAGCAGCCGATGGGCTCGCCGTCCACCCCGGCTTCGGCCCCGGCCTCGGCCTCGGCGGGCGGCTACAGCTCCACGACGCCGGGCGGCTACGGCTCGGCGAACCCGGGCGACCCGGGCGACGAGCCGCCCGCGACGGAGCCGCCGCTCGACCCGCGGCCCGGCCTCTGA
- a CDS encoding Rieske (2Fe-2S) protein, with product METRLLGHGHAPPADAAGGADPDSPAGHAGCQRCIGRRTALMGMGAVGVAGLLAACGGGSDTAEPSAPATGAAPESEQPTTPADEPSTPAETSEPGTSSEALTTTAEVPVGSGVILDGAGVVVTQPTAGQFVAFGATCTHQGCAVTEIGDGLITCTCHGSQYSVTDGSVQQGPAEQPLPPVAIVVEGDQIFAG from the coding sequence ATGGAGACCCGACTGCTCGGCCACGGCCACGCACCGCCCGCTGACGCCGCTGGCGGCGCCGACCCCGATTCGCCGGCGGGTCACGCCGGCTGCCAGCGGTGCATCGGCCGCCGGACCGCGCTGATGGGCATGGGCGCGGTCGGGGTCGCCGGGCTTCTCGCCGCGTGCGGTGGCGGCTCCGACACCGCCGAGCCGTCGGCGCCGGCCACGGGGGCGGCACCCGAGTCGGAGCAGCCCACCACCCCGGCGGACGAGCCCAGTACGCCGGCGGAGACTTCCGAGCCCGGGACCTCCAGCGAGGCGCTGACCACGACGGCCGAGGTCCCGGTGGGCAGCGGGGTCATTCTCGACGGCGCCGGTGTGGTGGTGACGCAGCCGACCGCCGGCCAGTTCGTGGCGTTCGGCGCCACCTGCACACACCAGGGCTGTGCCGTCACCGAGATCGGCGACGGCCTCATCACGTGCACGTGCCACGGCAGCCAGTACTCGGTGACCGACGGCTCGGTCCAGCAGGGCCCGGCGGAGCAGCCGCTGCCGCCGGTAGCCATCGTCGTCGAGGGCGATCAGATCTTCGCCGGTTGA